The Planifilum fulgidum genome has a segment encoding these proteins:
- a CDS encoding D-alanine--D-alanine ligase codes for MKRKLRVAVLFGGKSGEHEVSLMSAASLIRSMDPEKYEVLPVAIDKKGKWQLRDKAAAFLEGKVERGLLEAIQKDAPSAPPALVEEKSLAPLDFEQIDVVFPVLHGTYGEDGTVQGLLELAQVPYVGAGVLASAVGMDKVIMKKVFAQEGIPQVRFTHFMRHEMKQLERVVAEVEETFGYPCFVKPANLGSSVGVSKAKDRESLIQAMRLAARYDRKVIVEEFVPAREVEVAVLGNDHPVASVPGEIISSNEFYDYRAKYIDGKSEMRIPAELPKDTAEEVRSLAIKCFRAIDCAGLARVDFFIRKDNHQVLVNEINTMPGFTQFSMYAKLWEHSGLSYPELVDRLIQLAIERHREKEQLVTTYEVDE; via the coding sequence ATGAAAAGAAAGCTGCGCGTCGCTGTGTTGTTCGGCGGGAAATCGGGGGAACACGAGGTGTCGCTGATGTCGGCGGCCTCCCTCATTCGTTCGATGGACCCCGAAAAATACGAAGTGTTGCCGGTCGCCATCGACAAGAAGGGAAAGTGGCAGCTGCGGGATAAGGCCGCCGCCTTTTTGGAAGGCAAGGTGGAAAGGGGATTGTTGGAAGCGATTCAAAAAGATGCTCCTTCCGCGCCGCCTGCCCTGGTGGAGGAAAAATCTCTGGCTCCCTTGGACTTCGAGCAGATCGACGTGGTGTTCCCCGTGCTTCACGGAACGTACGGGGAAGACGGCACGGTTCAGGGGCTGCTGGAACTGGCCCAGGTTCCCTATGTGGGGGCGGGGGTTCTCGCGTCGGCGGTGGGGATGGACAAGGTCATAATGAAAAAGGTGTTTGCCCAGGAGGGCATTCCCCAGGTTCGCTTCACCCACTTTATGCGCCACGAAATGAAGCAGTTGGAACGGGTGGTGGCGGAGGTGGAGGAGACCTTCGGCTATCCCTGCTTCGTCAAGCCGGCCAATCTGGGATCCAGCGTGGGCGTTTCCAAGGCCAAGGACAGGGAGAGCCTGATCCAAGCGATGAGATTGGCGGCCCGGTATGACCGGAAGGTGATCGTGGAGGAGTTTGTCCCCGCCCGGGAAGTGGAGGTGGCCGTTCTGGGCAATGATCATCCGGTTGCCTCCGTTCCGGGAGAAATCATTTCTTCCAACGAATTTTACGATTATCGGGCGAAGTACATCGACGGGAAGTCGGAAATGCGCATTCCGGCGGAATTGCCCAAGGACACGGCGGAGGAAGTGAGAAGCCTGGCGATCAAATGCTTCCGGGCGATTGACTGCGCCGGGCTGGCCCGCGTCGACTTCTTCATCCGGAAGGACAATCACCAGGTTCTGGTCAATGAAATCAACACCATGCCCGGTTTCACCCAGTTCAGCATGTACGCCAAGCTGTGGGAGCACTCGGGCCTCAGTTATCCCGAGCTGGTCGACCGGCTGATCCAACTGGCGATCGAACGCCATCGGGAGAAGGAACAGCTGGTCACGACGTACGAAGTGGATGAATGA
- the lon gene encoding endopeptidase La: protein MESLIFFLTHTCTGGAPKAVKSEELVLPLLPLRGLIVYPSMVLHLDVGREKSVKALEQAMVDDNSILLSSQREVHIEDPKPEDIYKMGTIARVRQMLKLPNGTIRVLVEGLHRAKILEYLRDDDFFQVRVERIVVEEKTDLHLEALMRSVLDHFEQYLRLSKKVSPETFSAVSDIDEPGRLADVITSHLPLKLADKQKILETIDIKERLETLLQIMNNEREVLELERKISQRVKKQMEKTQKEYYLREQMKAIQRELGEKEGRLGEVEELRNQLKELDAPDYVKEKVEKEIDRLEKIPTTSAEGGVIRTYVEWLLNLPWRKETVDDLDLKKAEQILDEDHYGLEKAKERVLEYLAVQKMVKRLKGPILCFVGPPGVGKTSLARSIARALGRKFVRVSLGGVRDEAEIRGHRRTYVGALPGRIIQGMRTAGTVNPVFLLDEIDKMSMDFRGDPSAALLEVLDPEQNNAFSDHYIEIPYDLSKVMFITTANAIHNIPRPLLDRMEVLYISGYTELEKEKIARQYLIPKQRKEHGLSEDQFRINTNAIRKIIREYTREAGVRNLERTIGTLCRKAARELVSGKKKRTVITARNLSRYLGAERYRYGRAEEEDQIGAATGLAWTEAGGDTLNIEVTVLPGKGQLTLTGKLGDVMKESAQAAFSYIRSRAKELDIDPDFHEKHDIHIHVPEGAIPKDGPSAGITMATALVSALTRIPVSREVAMTGEITLRGRVLPIGGLKEKTLAAHRAGISHVIIPSENKKDLEEIPKSVRRDLTFSLVKHMDEVLQLALVRENSDERNQS from the coding sequence ATGGAATCGTTGATCTTCTTTTTGACCCACACCTGCACTGGAGGTGCACCGAAAGCTGTGAAATCCGAAGAACTGGTACTCCCTCTGTTGCCTCTTCGCGGGTTGATCGTATATCCCAGCATGGTACTTCATCTGGACGTGGGGCGGGAAAAATCGGTCAAGGCCCTGGAACAGGCCATGGTGGACGACAATTCGATTTTGCTTTCTTCCCAGCGTGAAGTTCACATCGAAGATCCCAAACCGGAAGATATATACAAAATGGGAACCATCGCCCGGGTGCGACAGATGCTGAAGCTTCCCAACGGAACCATTCGCGTTCTGGTGGAAGGGCTTCACAGGGCCAAAATTTTGGAGTATCTCCGCGATGACGATTTTTTCCAGGTGCGGGTCGAGCGGATCGTGGTCGAGGAGAAAACCGATCTCCATCTCGAAGCCTTGATGCGCTCCGTCCTGGATCATTTTGAACAGTATCTGCGCCTGTCCAAAAAGGTGTCCCCGGAGACCTTCTCCGCCGTCTCCGATATCGACGAACCGGGCCGGCTGGCGGATGTGATCACCTCCCATCTGCCCCTGAAACTTGCCGACAAGCAGAAGATCCTGGAGACGATCGACATCAAGGAACGGCTGGAAACCCTGCTCCAGATCATGAACAACGAGCGGGAAGTCCTGGAGCTGGAGCGGAAAATCAGCCAACGGGTCAAGAAACAGATGGAAAAGACCCAGAAGGAATATTATCTGCGCGAGCAGATGAAGGCGATTCAGCGGGAGCTGGGGGAAAAGGAAGGTCGGCTCGGGGAGGTGGAGGAACTCCGCAACCAGCTGAAGGAGTTGGACGCCCCCGATTACGTCAAGGAAAAGGTGGAAAAGGAGATCGATCGCCTTGAAAAGATTCCCACCACGTCGGCGGAGGGGGGCGTCATCCGCACCTACGTGGAGTGGCTTCTGAATCTCCCCTGGAGGAAGGAGACGGTAGACGATCTCGACCTGAAAAAGGCGGAACAGATTCTGGATGAGGACCATTACGGCCTGGAGAAGGCGAAGGAACGGGTGTTGGAATACCTGGCCGTGCAAAAGATGGTGAAGCGTTTGAAGGGGCCCATTTTATGCTTTGTCGGGCCGCCGGGGGTGGGAAAAACCTCCCTTGCCCGCTCCATCGCCAGGGCCCTGGGCCGCAAATTCGTAAGGGTTTCCCTGGGCGGCGTCCGGGATGAGGCGGAGATCCGCGGCCACCGGCGCACCTATGTGGGCGCGTTGCCGGGCCGGATCATTCAGGGGATGCGGACGGCGGGGACGGTCAATCCGGTCTTCCTGCTGGATGAAATCGACAAGATGTCGATGGATTTCCGCGGCGATCCCTCCGCCGCCCTGCTGGAAGTCCTCGATCCGGAGCAGAACAACGCCTTCAGCGATCATTACATTGAAATCCCCTACGATTTGTCCAAGGTGATGTTTATCACGACGGCCAACGCGATACACAATATTCCCCGCCCCCTGTTGGACCGGATGGAGGTCCTGTACATTTCGGGTTACACCGAACTGGAGAAGGAAAAGATCGCCCGGCAGTATCTGATTCCCAAGCAGCGCAAGGAGCACGGCCTGTCCGAGGATCAGTTCCGGATCAACACCAACGCCATCCGCAAGATCATCCGGGAGTACACCCGGGAAGCGGGGGTCCGCAACCTGGAGCGGACCATCGGGACCCTTTGCCGGAAAGCGGCCAGGGAGCTCGTCAGCGGAAAGAAAAAGAGGACCGTCATCACCGCGCGCAATCTTTCCCGCTATCTCGGGGCGGAACGGTACCGGTACGGCCGGGCCGAGGAGGAGGACCAGATCGGCGCCGCCACAGGTCTTGCCTGGACCGAGGCGGGGGGAGACACGCTGAACATCGAAGTGACGGTTCTTCCGGGCAAGGGTCAATTGACCCTGACCGGGAAACTGGGGGATGTGATGAAGGAATCGGCACAGGCCGCTTTCAGCTACATCCGGTCCCGGGCGAAGGAATTGGACATCGATCCGGATTTCCACGAAAAGCATGACATTCATATTCACGTCCCGGAGGGGGCGATCCCCAAAGACGGTCCGTCGGCGGGAATCACCATGGCGACCGCTCTGGTGTCCGCCCTGACGCGGATTCCGGTTTCGCGGGAGGTGGCCATGACCGGAGAGATCACCTTGAGGGGGCGCGTCCTGCCCATCGGAGGGCTGAAGGAGAAGACCCTGGCGGCGCACCGGGCCGGAATCTCTCACGTGATCATTCCCAGCGAAAACAAGAAGGATCTGGAGGAGATTCCCAAGAGCGTCCGCAGGGATTTGACCTTCTCCCTGGTGAAACATATGGATGAAGTGCTTCAACTGGCGCTGGTGAGGGAGAATTCCGATGAGCGGAATCAAAGCTGA
- the yihA gene encoding ribosome biogenesis GTP-binding protein YihA/YsxC produces MSGIKAEYVGSAVKPDQYPRDALPEIALAGRSNVGKSSLINRLVNRRKLAHTSSKPGKTQTINFYKIDDRFYLADMPGYGFARVSKAVKAAWGRMIEHYLTNRKELRGIVHIIDLRHPPTADDRQMYDWLKHIGLPAIVVATKADKISRGRWQAHLKQVREGLSLRPGDPLILFSAQTGQGKEELWRAIREWL; encoded by the coding sequence ATGAGCGGAATCAAAGCTGAATATGTCGGGAGCGCGGTGAAGCCCGATCAATATCCCCGGGACGCCCTGCCCGAGATCGCTTTGGCCGGGCGTTCCAACGTGGGAAAGTCTTCCTTGATCAACCGCTTGGTCAACCGCCGGAAATTGGCCCACACCAGCAGCAAGCCGGGAAAGACCCAGACGATCAATTTTTATAAGATCGATGACCGGTTTTATCTGGCGGACATGCCGGGCTACGGTTTCGCCCGGGTCTCCAAGGCGGTGAAAGCCGCCTGGGGGAGGATGATTGAGCATTATCTGACGAATCGGAAAGAGCTGCGGGGGATTGTTCACATCATCGATCTGCGCCATCCTCCGACGGCCGACGACCGCCAGATGTACGATTGGCTGAAACACATCGGGCTTCCGGCGATTGTTGTTGCCACCAAGGCGGACAAGATTTCCCGCGGCCGCTGGCAAGCGCATTTAAAACAGGTGCGGGAAGGGCTTTCCCTCCGCCCCGGGGATCCCCTGATCCTGTTTTCCGCCCAGACCGGTCAGGGGAAGGAAGAGTTGTGGCGCGCCATCCGGGAATGGCTCTGA